The following DNA comes from Pongo pygmaeus isolate AG05252 chromosome 9, NHGRI_mPonPyg2-v2.0_pri, whole genome shotgun sequence.
tcacctaaggtcaggagttcgagaccagcctggccatcatggagaaaccccatctctactaaaaatacaaaaattagctgggtgtggtggcaggcacctgtaatcccagcaagcgattctcccgcctcagcctcccgagtagctgggactggaggcgagtgccaccacacccggctaatttttgcatttttagtagagaccaggtttcaccatgttcgccaggctggtcttgaacttctgacctcaggtgatccacctacctcggcctcccaaagtgctgggattataggtgtgagctactgtgcctggcctaattttttgtatttttagtagagacaggatttctccacgttggccatgctggtcttgaactcctggcctcaagtgatccgcccacctcagccccgcaaagtgctgggtttacaggcgtaaaccactgtGCTCCGCCTaatgatgaacatttttattgAGGAACTACTATGCATCAATTGTGTGCTAAGTCCATTATATACACTTGCATCTAATCTCCACAACATTCCCTTGAGGGAAATGGTCAGTAGGCAGTTGGAGATTTGGGAGTTTAAGACACTGCTTGTGAGGCAGTTacgagttacttaacctctttgagtttcagtttcttaatttgtaaaatggaaataataatacataCCTTGTAGGTGGCTTATGAGCCTCAGACATCGTTTGTGCGAACTGCATAGTTTATAATAAGCCCTCAACAAATAGTAACTCTAGCTATGGATGGTGGTGTTGAGAGGACAAAAATGGCAAGGACACAggctccttatttttatttatttatttatttatgtatttgagatggagttttgcccttgttgcccaggctggaatgcagtggcgcgaacttggcttggggcgatctcggctcaccgcaacctctggctcccgggttcaagtgattctgcctcagcctcccgagtagctgggattacaggcatgcgtcaccatgcctggctaattttgtatttttagtagagatggggtttctctatgttggtcaggctggtctggaattcccgacctcgggtgatccgcctgcttcggcctcccaaagtgctgggattacaggcgtgagccatcgtgcccggcctgtttatttatttttgaggtggagtctcattctgtcgcccaggctggagtgcagtggcgtgatcttggctcactgcaacccttgcctcctgagtagctgggtttacaggcgcctgccaccatgcccggctaatttttgtatttttagtagagacgggtttcaccatgttggccaggctggtctggaactcctggcgtcacatgatctgcccgcctcggcctcccagagtgctgggattacatgcatgagctaccacgcccagctgacaCAGTCTTCTGAATCTGCCAATCCTGCCCTCCCTGACGCCTTCTGTGAGGTTTTGGAGAAAAATAGGAGCACAGACAAGCCCAGTGAAAAAGACTCTTAATTTCCAGCTGGGGCTTTGGTTACAAACTTGGTGGTGTACTGCAGTCTGGTAAACTGTGGTTTATTAGAGTCAGAAGACTGGCCCGGGCAGGTCCAAGTAGCTACCTTTGTCCTTGGCTTCACTTCAGTTCTTTGCTGTGTTTGGCATAAGGGTAGAAGTAAGTCTGCGCATGGTGGTGCGCCCCTATCATCCCAGCTGCtgaggcggctgaggtgggaggttcacttgagtccaggaattcaaagctgcagtgagctataatcacatcACGGCACTccgccttggtgacagagcaaaatcctgtctctaaaaaaagaagggtgtggctgggccaggtggctcacacttgtaatcccagcactttgggaggctgaggtgggcagatcacctgaggtcaggagttcgagaccagcctggccaacatggtgaaaccgtctctactaaaaatacaaaaaaactagctgggcgtagtggcagattcctgtaatcccagctacttgggagactgaggcaggagaaatactTGAACccgaggcggaggttggagtgagccgagatcatgccactacactccagcctgggcaacagagcgagactcctcaaaaaaaaaaaaaagtaaaataaaataaataaatagtatacaATTCATTGGTTGATTATTTACTATTgggtaaaaaaataaacaaaaagtatacaattggccgggcgtggtggctcatggcctgtaatcccagcactttgggaggccgaggcaggtggatcacctaaggttaggagttggagaccagcctggccaacatggtgaaaccccatctctactaaaaatacaaaaatttacctaggtgtggtggtgggcacctgtaattccagctactcaggaggcagaaagcaggagaatcacttgaacctgggaggcagaggttgctgtgagccaagattgtgccactgcactccagcctgggtgacagagcgaaactccgtctcaaaaaaaaaaaaaaaaaagtatacaatttaGGGGTGGGTGTGttggctgatacctgtaatcccagccctttgggaggctgaggtgggaggatcacttgagatcaggagttcgagaccagcctggctaacgtggtgaaaccccatgtctattaaaaatacaaaaattagccaggtatattGGTGCATGCCtttgatcccagctactagggaggctgaggtaggataattgcctaaacccgggaggcagaggtaataatgagccaagagtgtgccactgtactcaagtctgagtgacagagagactctgtctcaaaaaaaaaaaagtatacaattcagtgagtgttagtatattcacagggttCTTCAGCCCTCATGACTGATTCCAGAATGTTTTCaccactccaaaaagaaaccccttATCCTTTCTTGGTTACTTCCCATTTGTGATTCAGGCCTGTGTACTGGTGTAGCCATCCTCCGGGTTGAGTTAATTGTTATGTATGGTATGAGGTAAAGGTTCAATATCAttgttttgcatgtggctatccagttgtcccagcacaatttgttgacaagactgttctttccccattgaatctTCTTGACACCATTGTTCAAAATCAGTTGACCACAGATGCGTGGGTTTCTTTCAGggtctcaattccattcccttcatctGAATGTCTATCTTTATGCTAGCACCACTCTGTCTTGGTGCTACCTTACTGTAGCAGGAACCTTTTTATAAACAAGATGAAGGTCCAGCTTTACCATTGGAGGATATAAAAGAATATGGACTTTTTTCCCTAAAGCAGTcctgtttttcctcttcttcttttttttttttttttgagacggagattcgctcttgttgtccagactggacagactggagtgcaatgcacaatctcggcttacagtaacctccacctcctgggttcaagcagttgcctcctgagtagctgggattacaggcatgcaccaccatatccggctaattttgtatttttagtggagatggggttttgccatgttggtcaggctggtcttgaactcccgacctcaagtgatccacccgcctagacctcccaaagtgttgaaattaggcatgagctactgcgcccggcgtTTTTCCTCTTCTTGCtaatattttacctttaaaaaaatatggccAGTGAATATCATTGAACTCACCAACTTACAATATAGTTGTTATATTGCTGTTATTCCTAGATAGTGAGTTCTTGAAGACAGGGTTTATGAGTTTGTATTTATGCCTAGCACAGTGTTCATTacatgaattgattttttttttttttttttttgagtctcgctctatcgcccaggctggagtgcagtggcgccatctcagctcactgcaagctccgcctcctgggttcatgccattctcctgccttagccccgcgagtagctgggactataggcgctcaccaccacgcccggctaattttttgtatttttagtagagacagggtttcatcgtgttagccaggatggtctctatctcctgacttcgtgatccacccaccttggcctcctaaagtgctgggattacaggtgtgagccactgcgcccagctgcatgaattgattttttaaaagatttttaaagtggaCTCATTCTGTTACATGGatccttaataaatgtttaaaaaaattctaattatatCAGGAAAAGTTATAGGGTGGGTCATAGTGTAATCACATCATTGGGAAGAGTAGAGGACAGAAATAATATAGATAAAATGAGGTTTTTAGAGGCAGACTGGGGTGAGAGTAAAATGTGTGGAATAGGAGTGAGGGAAagaattgtttttctactttttttttgagacagggtctcactgtctctcaggctggtgtgtagtggtgcaatcacagctcactgcagcctcaacatcctgggctcaagtgatgctcttaccatagcctcccaagtagctgggactacaggtgtgtgctgccatgcctggctaattttctttttctttttcttttctttttttttttgagacagggtgtggctgtgtcacccagactggagtgcagtgtgcgatctcggctcactgcgatctcagcccccgggctcaagcaatcctcctatctcttcctctctagtagctgggactacctggctaattttaaaacattgtactggccaggtgcagtggcacacacctgtaatcccagcgctttgggaggccgagtttaGGAgtttaggagttagagaccagcctggccaacatggtgaaaccccatttttactgaaaatacaaaaattagctgggcatggtggcatgtgcctgtaatcccagctactcgggaggctgaggcaggggaatcgctggaacctgggaggcagaggttgcagtgagccaagatcaccccactgcactccagcctgggtaacagagtaagactccatctcaaaaaaaaaaaattgtttgtagagatgggatctcactatgttgccctagttggtctccaactcctgggctcaagcagttctcctgcctcagcctcccaaagtgctgggattacaggcacgagtcactgcacctggctgaaaatTGCTTTTCTAAATATGTCCCCTGTTATTATGAAAACAGCAAGCAAATATTCTCAATTTATGGGATAGTCTCCATTTCAAATATTCTCATCCACTGTAGATCACGTGCTTAGATTCTTGGTTCCAAAATCATCATCTCTGCCCCTGTTGTTTACCAGGGAGTGTTTGCCATTGTGGAGATGGGGGACGTGGGTGCTCGAGAGGCTGTCTTGTCACAGTCCCAGCACAGGCTGGGAGGACATCGCCTGCGTGTCCGCCCACGGGAGCAGAAGGAGTTCCAGAGCCCGGCCTCCAAATCCCCCAAAGGAGCGGCCCCCGACAGTCACCAGCTGGCCAGAGCACTAGCTGAGGCCGCAGACGTGGGGGCACAAATGATAAAGCTTGTGGGGCTGAGGGAGTTGTCCGAGGCTGAGCGGCAGCTTCGGAGCCTGGTGGTGGCCCTGATGCAGGAGGTCTTCACAGAGTTCTTCCCTGGTGAGTTACCTCCCCTACTATGTCTGAGCCCTCCCTGGCCTTTGCTCCCCTGTGTCTGTATCCCCAGTCCTCCCTGCGCTAGAGGTGTTTGGTTGCTCTTCCATCTTTGTGCTCCCTTTTGTTCTTCCTCCCCCTGCTCCTCCCTAACTTCTCTTGACCTTTCTTCTCTGCTCGGCACCCAGGCTGTGTGGTCCACCCTTTTGGCTCTTCCATAAATAGCTTCGATGTCCATGGCTGTGATCTTGACCTCTTCTTGGATCTGGGTGACTTGGAAGAGCCCCAGGTGAGTGAGTGTCCCAGGGAGAGCTGGGAAGAGTCCATGAGAATGGCCATGTGACTGTGGGCAAGTCCTTTAACTCTCCATGTCTTAGTTCCTCATCTACAATGCAGATAATAGGACCTACCTGAAAGAGTTTATTGTAATTGGAGAGATGTGAATATGGATGAGTATTAGATAGGATGAAAATGAACTGACGGggccacgtgcggtggctcacgcctgtaatcccagtgctttgggaggctgaggtgggtggatcacctgaggtcaggagttcaagaccagcctggccaacatatagtgaaaccctcatctctactaaaaaaaaatacaaaaattagctgggtgtggtggtgtacacctgtagtcccagctacttgggaggctgaggcaggagaatcacttgaacccgggaggcagaggttgcagtgagccgagactgtgccactgcactccagcctgggtgacagagggagactccttctcaaaaaaaaaaaaatgaattgacacggatacaaaaaaagaatttcaaaatggtGTGTACAATGTGatcttattttggaaaaaaatatgttaaaaaatatacaataaggTCCTTTTAGTTTTGcttatgtgtattttctttttttttctgagacacagtctaactctgttacccaagctggagtacagtgctgtgatctcagctcactacaacctccacctcctgggttcaagtgattcttgtgcctcagcttcccaagtagctcggaatacaggcacatgccaccatgcctggctaattttttgtatttttagtagagatgaggtttcttcatgtaggccagactggtcttggactcctggcctcaagtgatccacccaccttggcctcccaaagtgctgggattacaggaatgagctaccatgcccggccacttatctgtattttctaacATCTAATGTACAGATTCTGTTTAGgaaaggattattattattacttagaaatagggtctcactatgtttcccaggctggtctcgaactcctgggctcaaggaatcctcctgcctcattctcccaaattgctgggattacaggcataagcccccatgcccagcctattattatttaaaaaaaaaaaagacttggccgggcgcggtggttcacccctgtgtaatcccagcactttgggaggccaaggcaggtggatcacctgaggtcaggagtttgagaccagcctggccaacatagtgaaatgctgtctctactaaaaatacaaaaatcagccgggtatggtggcacgcgcctataatcccagctactcgggaggctgaggcaggagagacagcttgaacccaggaggcagaggttgcagtgagccgagatcgcgccactgcactccagcctggatgacagattgagactccatctcaaaaaaaaaaaaaaaagactttattttttagagcagtgttagattcacagcaaaagtGAGCAGAAAGTAGAGTTCCTATATGCCTGCTGCCCCCGCAACaggagtttttaaatgttttatcattctttttatctttctctacacacacacacactctatttatattttctgaatcaTCTGAGAGAAGGTTGCATGTATCACATTCCTTTACCCCTCAATATTTCAGTGTGTGTTATGCAAGAACAAAGGTATTCTAGTGTAAAGGTATTCTAGTGTATAACCACAGTACCATTATCAAGTTGAGAAAATGTTACATTGATACAAATGTAAACCTTTACAGACTTTACAGTCCATACTCTCTAATTTGGTCAGCTGTCCTGACAATGGACTGTTACAGTTTCTCTTTAGTCTATAATAGTTCCTCTGTTTTTGTCTTTCAGGACAATGACATTTTTTGCAGAGGTAGaccttttattttatagaattaaaggttatctttaaaaaaaaaaaggttgctgtgaagattaaatgagttaatatgtataAAGCCCTTAAAATGGAGCTGAATAAGCTGGAAGTAATATTATCTAGAGAGATCCCTGCTTAGGGGACAGCAGAAGCATTTCACTCAGTTCATTTCTGTCCACAGCCAGTCCCAAAGGCTCCGGAATCTCCATCGCTGGACTCGGCCCTGGCTTCCCCACTGGACCCTCAAGCCCTCGCCTGCACCCCAGCCTCCCCTCCAGATTCACAACCTCCAGCTTCTCCCCAGGATTCTGAAGCCCTGGACTTTGaaaccccttcctcctccctggcGCCCCAAACTCCAgactctgccttggcctccgagaCCCTTGCTTCtccccagtctctgcctccagccTCACCACTGCTAGAGGACAGGGAAGAGGGGGACCTGGGGAAGGCCCCGGAACTAGCAGAGACCCCAAAGCAGGAGAAAGCAGAGGGGGCAGCAATGCTGGAGCTGGTGGGATCCATTCTCCGGGGCTGTGTCCCTGGGGTGTATCGAGTCCAAACTGTGCCCTCTGCCCGGCGCCCTGTGGTCAAGTTCTGTCATCGGCCTTCAGGTCTCCACGGTGACGTCTCCCTCAGTAACCGgtacctttctttttttcaagacgACATTTCGCtcgttgcccagtctggagtgcaatggcgccatcttggctctccgcaacctccgcctcccaggttgaagtgattctcctgcctcagccttccaagtagctgggattacaggcacgcgccaccacgcctggctaattttgtatttttagtagagacgggatttctccatgttggtcaggctggtctcgaactcccgacctcaggtgatcacccgcttcggcctcccaaagtgctgggactacaggcgtgaggcaccgtacCTTTCTTTGGGGCAGGCCAGCTGAGAATTCTGGGGTGGGCCAGGAGAGAGTCTGGCTTGGGAAACTCCTGCACCTGCTGAGTCTCAAGTTTGTCCTTGTTTGGGACCATCCCTCTTTCTGTCCCTTATCTCCTCCTGCCTGGCTTCCATTTCAGTGTTTGTAAAGTGTTTTCCTTAgaatattactttcttttttttttttttttttttttttggtgagactgagatttactcttgttgccaggctggagtgcagtggcgcgatctcagctcactggatcctccgcctcccaggttcaagtgattctcctgcctcagcctcccgagtagctgggattacaggcatgtgccaccacaccgggctaattttgtatttttagtagagatgggatttcaccgtgttgcccaggctgatcttgaactcctgacctcaggtgatctgcccactgcggcctcccaaagtgctgggattacaggcgtgaggcactgcaccctaGAATACTACTTTCAAGGGATGTAGAAAAGAGCTCTGCGGTTGaataaatttgggaaattcaAAATTAGATGCAAAAAGGTTTCTCcatttcctcccttctccccttgccctctctcctttccttccttcctctctcccttcctgtctttgtttctttgcatAGTAAAGGCTCtgagcagtctttttttttttttttttttttgacatgggacgttgctttgtcacccaggctggagtgcagtggtgtgaccatggctcatGAGCAGTCTTACAATAATGTGCTGTGAATGTCCAGGATGGGCGTACAGGATGATGTTTCCCGAACTCCTTTGTCCTTTCGCACACTGTCTCACAAGATCAGTGAGCAACATTTGGGGAAATGGTTCTGGCCTTATTCCAGCTGGTCCCAGTTATGCAAGTCTGGAATGAAAGCTGGGGGTGGTAGGTTCTGACATCCCCAAGCCCTAACACCCTTGTCCCTGCTTTGTCCCAGGCTGGCCCTGCATAACTCCCGTTTCCTGAGTCTCTGCTCTGAGCTGGATGGTCGAGTCCGGCCCCTCGTGTACACCCTCCGCTGCTGGGCTCAGGGTCGGGGGCTGTCAGGTGAGAATGGATCAGGACAGACTTGGGGCTGAGTTGGTGTCAGGACAAAGGCAGGGAttcagggagagaagggaggtcaGAATGGGCACTGGGGTTGCGAAAACTGCCAGTGAGGGGATTAGAAGCACCTCTGATCTAACCGGAATTATTGCTTATTTACCCAGGGAGTGGCCCCCTTCTCAGTAACTACGCCCTGACCTTGCTGGTGATCTATTTTCTTCAGACCAGGGACCCTCCTGTGTTGCCCACTGTGTCTGAGCTCACCCAGAAAGCAGGTACTCGGCCTGGCCTCCACCCTCCCCATCTTGTtagcttcctctctcttcttcatCACACTTAGATACACAAAGCAACTCTGGGAATGAGATCTCTCTTCCCCCACCCTCAATCTCCCTGCTTCCAGACTGACTCTCACCTTATTTACTTTCACAGGAGAGGGGGAACAGGTGGAAGTCGACGGCTGGGACTGCAGTTTCCCCAGGGATGCCTCAAGACTGGAGCCCAGCACAAATGTGGAGCCCCTCAGTGAGTTTGGGGAGCCTGGTAGAGGACTAGTAATGATATTCATCAACAGTAGGTAACATATATCACActaactgtgtgccaggcatggttctCACAGAAAGCCTGTGAGATACCTAATATTATtactgccattttacagatgaagaaaccatgTTTGGGAGcaattaagtgacttgcccaaggttacactgGCTAGCAAGGAGCAGCAGCATCTGGGCAAGGACATCATGTGGGGACAGGGAGAGAGGTTTGACCTCTTGTTTATAGGGATCAGAGAAGCCTAGCTTCCTGGGACTCTGCTGAGCCCCttggaagggaaaaagaaagtccTGCTAAGGAAATGGCTCTGGTGCAGGACCTGTATCAGTTCTGGCCTCTAAGTGACCCCCCCTTTCcccactcttcctcctcctccaggttcCCTGCTAGCCCAGTTCTTCTCCTGTGTATCTTGCTGGGATCTTCGTGGCTCCCTGCTCTCCCTGCGGGAGGGTCAGGCACTGCCTGTGGCAGGGGGCCTGCCTTCTAATCTCTGGGAGGGTCTGCGCCTTGGCCCCCTGAATCTCCAGGACCCTTTTGACCTGAGTCACAATGTCGCAGCCAATGTGACCAGCCGGGTGGCTGGGCGCCTACAGAATTGCTGCCGAGCAGCAGCCAATTACTGCCGAAGCCTCCAGTACCAGCGCCGTTCCTCCCGCGGTCGGGACTGGGGGCTGCTCCCCCTTCTGCAGCCCAGCTCCCCCAGCTCCCTGCTCTCTGCTACGCCGATCCCTTTACCCCCTGCACCGTTCACCCAGCTCACTGCTGCCCTGGTGCAGGTATTCAGGGAAGCACTGGGGTGCCATATAGAACAGGGAACCAAGAGACCGCGGTCAGAAGGAGGTGGAACTGGGGAGTCCTCTCAGGG
Coding sequences within:
- the TUT1 gene encoding speckle targeted PIP5K1A-regulated poly(A) polymerase isoform X3; its protein translation is MDKDKGVFAIVEMGDVGAREAVLSQSQHRLGGHRLRVRPREQKEFQSPASKSPKGAAPDSHQLARALAEAADVGAQMIKLVGLRELSEAERQLRSLVVALMQEVFTEFFPGCVVHPFGSSINSFDVHGCDLDLFLDLGDLEEPQPVPKAPESPSLDSALASPLDPQALACTPASPPDSQPPASPQDSEALDFETPSSSLAPQTPDSALASETLASPQSLPPASPLLEDREEGDLGKAPELAETPKQEKAEGAAMLELVGSILRGCVPGVYRVQTVPSARRPVVKFCHRPSGLHGDVSLSNRLALHNSRFLSLCSELDGRVRPLVYTLRCWAQGRGLSGSGPLLSNYALTLLVIYFLQTRDPPVLPTVSELTQKAGEGEQVEVDGWDCSFPRDASRLEPSTNVEPLSSLLAQFFSCVSCWDLRGSLLSLREGQALPVAGGLPSNLWEGLRLGPLNLQDPFDLSHNVAANVTSRVAGRLQNCCRAAANYCRSLQYQRRSSRGRDWGLLPLLQPSSPSSLLSATPIPLPPAPFTQLTAALVQVFREALGCHIEQGTKRPRSEGGGTGESSQGGTSKRLKVDGQKNCCEEGKEEQQGCAGDGGEDRVEEMVIEVGEMVQDWAMQSPGQPGDLPLTTGKHGAPGEERQPSHAALAERGPKGHEAAQGGSQGEAGKGASLPSVSWRCALWHRVWQGRRRARRRLQQQTKEGAGGGVGTRAGWLATEAQVTQELRGLSGGEERPETEPLLSFVASVSPADRMLTVTPLQDPQGLFPDLHHFLQVFLPQALRHLK
- the TUT1 gene encoding speckle targeted PIP5K1A-regulated poly(A) polymerase isoform X5 gives rise to the protein MAAVDSDVESLPRGGFRCCLCHVTTANRPSLDAHLGGRKHRHLVELRAARKAQGLRSVFVSGFPRDVDSAQLSEYFQAFGPVASVVMDKDKGVFAIVEMGDVGAREAVLSQSQHRLGGHRLRVRPREQKEFQSPASKSPKGAAPDSHQLARALAEAADVGAQMIKLVGLRELSEAERQLRSLVVALMQEVFTEFFPGCVVHPFGSSINSFDVHGCDLDLFLDLGDLEEPQPVPKAPESPSLDSALASPLDPQALACTPASPPDSQPPASPQDSEALDFETPSSSLAPQTPDSALASETLASPQSLPPASPLLEDREEGDLGKAPELAETPKQEKAEGAAMLELVGSILRGCVPGVYRVQTVPSARRPVVKFCHRPSGLHGDVSLSNRLALHNSRFLSLCSELDGRVRPLVYTLRCWAQGRGLSGSGPLLSNYALTLLVIYFLQTRDPPVLPTVSELTQKERGNRWKSTAGTAVSPGMPQDWSPAQMWSPSVPC
- the TUT1 gene encoding speckle targeted PIP5K1A-regulated poly(A) polymerase isoform X4; the encoded protein is MAAVDSDVESLPRGGFRCCLCHVTTANRPSLDAHLGGRKHRHLVELRAARKAQGLRSVFVSGFPRDVDSAQLSEYFQAFGPVASVVMDKDKGVFAIVEMGDVGAREAVLSQSQHRLGGHRLRVRPREQKEFQSPASKSPKGAAPDSHQLARALAEAADVGAQMIKLVGLRELSEAERQLRSLVVALMQEVFTEFFPGCVVHPFGSSINSFDVHGCDLDLFLDLGDLEEPQPVPKAPESPSLDSALASPLDPQALACTPASPPDSQPPASPQDSEALDFETPSSSLAPQTPDSALASETLASPQSLPPASPLLEDREEGDLGKAPELAETPKQEKAEGAAMLELVGSILRGCVPGVYRVQTVPSARRPVVKFCHRPSGLHGDVSLSNRLALHNSRFLSLCSELDGRVRPLVYTLRCWAQGRGLSGSGPLLSNYALTLLVIYFLQTRDPPVLPTVSELTQKERGNRWKSTAGTAVSPGMPQDWSPAQMWSPSFAQLEGSAGAAPRVAPGTCAEFLNGRAVGGSSSTEKSQVCLHILPVASDLCGQGRRFAFRVLHSLL
- the TUT1 gene encoding speckle targeted PIP5K1A-regulated poly(A) polymerase isoform X2, which codes for MAAVDSDVESLPRGGFRCCLCHVTTANRPSLDAHLGGRKHRHLVELRAARKAQGLRSVFVSGFPRDVDSAQLSEYFQAFGPVASVVMDKDKGVFAIVEMGDVGAREAVLSQSQHRLGGHRLRVRPREQKEFQSPASKSPKGAAPDSHQLARALAEAADVGAQMIKLVGLRELSEAERQLRSLVVALMQEVFTEFFPGCVVHPFGSSINSFDVHGCDLDLFLDLGDLEEPQPVPKAPESPSLDSALASPLDPQALACTPASPPDSQPPASPQDSEALDFETPSSSLAPQTPDSALASETLASPQSLPPASPLLEDREEGDLGKAPELAETPKQEKAEGAAMLELVGSILRGCVPGVYRVQTVPSARRPVVKFCHRPSGLHGDVSLSNRLALHNSRFLSLCSELDGRVRPLVYTLRCWAQGRGLSGSGPLLSNYALTLLVIYFLQTRDPPVLPTVSELTQKAGEGEQVEVDGWDCSFPRDASRLEPSTNVEPLSSLLAQFFSCVSCWDLRGSLLSLREGQALPVAGGLPSNLWEGLRLGPLNLQDPFDLSHNVAANVTSRVAGRLQNCCRAAANYCRSLQYQRRSSRGRDWGLLPLLQPSSPSSLLSATPIPLPPAPFTQLTAALVQVFREALGCHIEQGTKRPRSEGGGTGESSQGGTSKRLKVDGQKNCCEEGKEEQQGCAGDGGEDRVEEMVIEVGEMVQDWAMQSPGQPGDLPLTTGKHGAPGEERQPSHAALAERGPKGHEAAQGGSQGEAGKGASLPSVSWRCALWHRVWQGRRRARRRLQQQTKEGAGGGVGTRAGWLATEAQVTQELRGLSGGEERPETEPLLSFVASVSPADRMLTVTPLQDPQGLFPDLHHFLQVFLPQALRHLK
- the TUT1 gene encoding speckle targeted PIP5K1A-regulated poly(A) polymerase isoform X1; its protein translation is MAAVDSDVESLPRGGFRCCLCHVTTANRPSLDAHLGGRKHRHLVELRAARKAQGLRSVFVSGFPRDVDSAQLSEYFQAFGPVASVVMDKDKGVFAIVEMGDVGAREAVLSQSQHRLGGHRLRVRPREQKEFQSPASKSPKGAAPDSHQLARALAEAADVGAQMIKLVGLRELSEAERQLRSLVVALMQEVFTEFFPGCVVHPFGSSINSFDVHGCDLDLFLDLGDLEEPQPVPKAPESPSLDSALASPLDPQALACTPASPPDSQPPASPQDSEALDFETPSSSLAPQTPDSALASETLASPQSLPPASPLLEDREEGDLGKAPELAETPKQEKAEGAAMLELVGSILRGCVPGVYRVQTVPSARRPVVKFCHRPSGLHGDVSLSNRYLSFFQDDISLVAQSGVQWRHLGSPQPPPPRLALHNSRFLSLCSELDGRVRPLVYTLRCWAQGRGLSGSGPLLSNYALTLLVIYFLQTRDPPVLPTVSELTQKAGEGEQVEVDGWDCSFPRDASRLEPSTNVEPLSSLLAQFFSCVSCWDLRGSLLSLREGQALPVAGGLPSNLWEGLRLGPLNLQDPFDLSHNVAANVTSRVAGRLQNCCRAAANYCRSLQYQRRSSRGRDWGLLPLLQPSSPSSLLSATPIPLPPAPFTQLTAALVQVFREALGCHIEQGTKRPRSEGGGTGESSQGGTSKRLKVDGQKNCCEEGKEEQQGCAGDGGEDRVEEMVIEVGEMVQDWAMQSPGQPGDLPLTTGKHGAPGEERQPSHAALAERGPKGHEAAQGGSQGEAGKGASLPSVSWRCALWHRVWQGRRRARRRLQQQTKEGAGGGVGTRAGWLATEAQVTQELRGLSGGEERPETEPLLSFVASVSPADRMLTVTPLQDPQGLFPDLHHFLQVFLPQALRHLK